In a single window of the Limnohabitans sp. 2KL-27 genome:
- a CDS encoding tartrate dehydrogenase: MTQHRIAVIPGDGIGKEVMPEGLRVMDAAARKFGIDLHFDHFDFSSWDYCEKHGQMLPDNWKDQIGGHDALYFGAVGWPEKIADHVSLWGSLLLFRREFDQYINLRPARLMPGIIAPVVRRDGSARQPGEIDMYIVRENTEGEYSSVGGRMFPGTDREIVMQESIMTRIGVDRVLKFAFELAQSRPKKHLTSATKSNGIAITMPYWDERVAEMAKGYPGLNVDKFHIDILTAHFVQRPDFFDVVVASNLFGDILSDLGPACTGTIGIAPSANLNPDRKFPSLFEPVHGSAPDIAGQGIANPIGQIWCGAMMLEFLGHKDAHDAVLGAIEKVLAAGADAPRTPDLGGTAKTADVGRAIVDAL, translated from the coding sequence ATGACCCAGCACCGGATAGCCGTGATTCCAGGAGACGGCATTGGCAAAGAAGTGATGCCCGAGGGCTTGCGCGTGATGGACGCCGCAGCCCGCAAATTTGGCATTGATCTGCACTTTGATCACTTTGATTTTTCCAGCTGGGACTACTGCGAAAAACACGGCCAGATGTTGCCCGACAACTGGAAAGACCAGATCGGTGGCCACGATGCCTTGTATTTTGGTGCGGTGGGCTGGCCCGAAAAAATTGCCGACCATGTGTCGCTGTGGGGTTCCTTGCTGCTGTTCCGCCGAGAGTTCGACCAGTACATCAACCTGCGCCCCGCGCGCCTGATGCCCGGTATCATCGCCCCCGTGGTTCGGCGCGACGGTAGCGCGAGACAGCCCGGTGAGATCGACATGTACATCGTGCGTGAAAACACCGAGGGCGAGTACTCCAGCGTGGGAGGGCGTATGTTCCCCGGTACCGATCGGGAAATCGTCATGCAGGAGTCCATCATGACCCGGATCGGCGTTGACCGGGTGCTGAAATTTGCCTTTGAGTTGGCGCAGTCGCGTCCCAAAAAACACCTGACCAGCGCCACCAAATCGAACGGCATTGCCATCACCATGCCGTATTGGGATGAGCGCGTGGCCGAGATGGCCAAGGGTTATCCGGGCCTCAATGTGGACAAGTTCCACATCGACATCCTGACGGCCCACTTTGTGCAGCGCCCTGATTTTTTTGACGTGGTGGTGGCCAGCAATTTGTTCGGTGACATCCTGAGTGATCTTGGGCCTGCTTGCACGGGCACCATCGGCATTGCGCCCAGTGCCAACCTGAACCCGGATCGCAAGTTCCCATCGCTGTTTGAACCTGTGCACGGCAGCGCTCCCGACATCGCGGGCCAAGGCATTGCCAACCCCATCGGTCAAATTTGGTGCGGCGCGATGATGCTGGAGTTTTTGGGCCACAAAGACGCCCACGATGCGGTTTTGGGGGCCATTGAAAAGGTGCTGGCGGCGGGTGCCGATGCACCGCGAACCCCGGATTTGGGTGGCACAGCCAAGACGGCCGATGTGGGCCGAGCCATTGTCGATGCACTTTGA
- the pgsA gene encoding CDP-diacylglycerol--glycerol-3-phosphate 3-phosphatidyltransferase, whose translation MFFTIPTLMTWTRIVAIPLIIGVYYLDSLKVEMQNLIATVMFVLFAFTDWLDGFLARKLNQTSAFGAFLDPVADKFLVCAALLMLVQMDRVNVLVALIIIGREIAISSLREWMAQIGASKSVAVHMVGKLKTTVQMVAIPFLLYNGNLFGVIDTRAWGAVLIVVAAVLTVWSMVYYMQKALPEIRAHVK comes from the coding sequence ATGTTTTTCACGATCCCCACCCTCATGACCTGGACGCGCATCGTCGCGATCCCGTTGATCATTGGCGTTTACTACCTCGACAGCCTGAAGGTCGAGATGCAAAACCTGATCGCCACGGTCATGTTCGTGTTGTTCGCTTTCACCGATTGGCTGGACGGCTTTTTGGCCCGCAAGCTCAACCAGACCTCGGCGTTTGGGGCTTTCCTGGACCCCGTGGCGGATAAATTCCTGGTGTGTGCGGCTTTGCTGATGCTGGTGCAAATGGACCGTGTCAATGTGTTGGTGGCGCTCATCATCATTGGCCGTGAGATCGCCATCTCTTCCTTGCGCGAGTGGATGGCCCAGATCGGGGCCAGCAAAAGCGTGGCGGTGCACATGGTGGGCAAGCTCAAGACCACGGTGCAAATGGTGGCCATTCCTTTCTTGCTCTACAACGGCAACTTGTTCGGCGTGATCGACACCCGGGCCTGGGGCGCTGTGCTGATCGTGGTGGCCGCCGTTTTGACGGTCTGGTCCATGGTGTACTACATGCAAAAGGCCTTGCCTGAAATCCGAGCCCACGTGAAATGA
- a CDS encoding SurA N-terminal domain-containing protein encodes MFDSIRNNSKILMGLLFLLVIPSFVLFGMEGYSQFEDKGAIVARVDGQKITQSEWDAAHQQEVDRIRASVPNLDPKLLDSAEARYATLDKMVNDRLIARASEKQLLVTSDQRLARYLQQDPSIAGLRGADGKLDMARYRQLAASQGMTPEMLEASVRRDLSNQQVLAGLQASIFATQRQTDAALDAYLQRREIQVKRWTPADFAAKVDVSDADLARFYKDNSERFRSVENVDVEYLVLDVAALQSRIELPEQDLKTYYEQNLQRIAGQEQRRASHILVNAAKDLPAADKQKARAKAENLLATVRKSPKTFAQVARQNSDDTGSAERGGDLDFFARGAMVKPFEDAAFALQKGDISEIVESDFGYHIIFLTDVKKASAPSFESMRPQLEADLRKQQAQRQFAELAETFSNSVYEQSDSLTPVAERLKLSVQKAQGLSRTPMPGVQGVLSNPKLLQAIFSEDAIAKRRNTAAVEVAPNTLVSARVVNHRPAAARPFEEVKADVRQRLIQAKSAELAKAEGQARLAGWTSEAAQTALGPAVTISRDQAPALPQAVIDAALRADPSKMPALIGVDLGLQGFAVVRVNKIVQRPEATAQQSEQSRQQFARLWGQAESQAYLSSLKSQFKVEMVAEKPKKSDGSEPEKR; translated from the coding sequence ATGTTTGATTCCATTCGCAACAATTCAAAAATCTTGATGGGGTTGTTGTTTTTGTTGGTGATTCCGTCCTTTGTGCTGTTTGGCATGGAGGGCTACAGCCAGTTTGAAGACAAAGGGGCCATAGTCGCCCGGGTCGACGGACAAAAAATCACCCAGTCTGAGTGGGATGCTGCGCACCAGCAAGAGGTGGACCGGATTCGCGCGTCGGTGCCCAACCTGGATCCGAAACTGCTCGATTCGGCAGAAGCGCGTTACGCCACCCTCGACAAAATGGTCAATGACCGACTGATTGCCCGTGCTTCTGAAAAACAATTGCTGGTCACCAGTGACCAGCGCCTGGCACGTTATTTACAGCAAGACCCCTCCATTGCGGGCTTGCGCGGTGCAGACGGTAAGCTGGACATGGCGCGTTATCGCCAATTGGCGGCCAGCCAAGGCATGACGCCCGAGATGCTCGAAGCCAGTGTGCGCCGTGACCTGTCCAACCAGCAAGTGCTGGCGGGTTTGCAGGCCTCGATTTTTGCGACCCAACGCCAAACGGACGCGGCATTAGATGCGTATTTGCAGCGCCGCGAAATTCAGGTCAAGCGCTGGACTCCGGCGGACTTTGCCGCCAAGGTGGATGTGTCGGATGCCGATTTGGCGCGTTTCTACAAGGACAATTCGGAGCGCTTTCGCTCGGTCGAAAATGTGGATGTGGAATACCTCGTCTTGGACGTGGCGGCCTTGCAAAGCCGGATTGAATTGCCTGAGCAGGACCTGAAAACCTACTACGAACAAAACCTGCAGCGAATCGCTGGACAAGAACAACGCCGCGCCAGCCACATCTTGGTCAATGCAGCGAAAGACCTGCCTGCTGCAGACAAACAAAAAGCCCGTGCCAAGGCCGAAAACCTGTTGGCCACCGTTCGCAAGTCACCCAAGACTTTTGCCCAAGTGGCGCGCCAAAATTCGGACGATACAGGCTCGGCCGAGCGCGGTGGCGACTTGGACTTTTTCGCACGAGGTGCCATGGTCAAGCCTTTTGAGGATGCGGCCTTTGCCCTTCAAAAGGGTGACATCAGTGAGATTGTGGAGTCCGATTTCGGGTATCACATCATTTTTTTGACCGACGTGAAGAAGGCCAGCGCGCCATCCTTCGAGTCGATGCGCCCCCAATTGGAAGCGGATTTGCGCAAACAACAGGCACAGCGCCAGTTTGCTGAGTTGGCCGAAACCTTCAGCAACAGCGTGTACGAGCAGTCGGACAGTTTGACGCCCGTGGCAGAGCGTTTGAAATTGTCGGTGCAAAAAGCGCAGGGCTTGAGCCGAACACCCATGCCAGGGGTGCAAGGTGTTTTGAGCAACCCCAAATTGCTGCAAGCCATTTTCTCGGAAGATGCCATTGCCAAGCGCCGCAACACAGCGGCAGTCGAGGTGGCGCCCAACACCCTGGTTTCAGCCCGTGTGGTCAATCACCGCCCAGCGGCCGCGCGTCCTTTCGAAGAGGTCAAGGCGGATGTTCGTCAACGCTTGATTCAAGCCAAATCGGCGGAACTGGCCAAGGCAGAGGGGCAAGCCCGTTTGGCCGGTTGGACCAGCGAAGCTGCCCAGACCGCATTGGGTCCTGCTGTGACCATTTCGCGTGATCAAGCCCCCGCGTTACCCCAAGCCGTGATCGATGCCGCTTTGCGCGCCGATCCTTCCAAAATGCCAGCTTTGATCGGTGTGGATTTGGGCCTGCAGGGTTTTGCCGTTGTGAGGGTGAACAAAATTGTGCAGCGGCCTGAGGCTACAGCTCAACAATCTGAGCAGAGTCGTCAACAATTTGCCCGTCTTTGGGGGCAGGCTGAGTCTCAAGCCTACCTGTCTAGTCTGAAGTCGCAATTCAAGGTTGAAATGGTGGCTGAAAAACCCAAAAAGTCGGACGGTTCAGAGCCAGAAAAACGCTGA
- a CDS encoding DMT family transporter: MSSGRASDAWVRATPAVFVLIWSTGFIVARYGMPHSPPFSFLVLRYLLSIACFLPWIFWAKVPWPKTTPQWLHLSVSGMLMHGGYLGGVWVAVKAGMGSGLTSLIVGFQPVLTAIWLSYSLRGSDQPGVTRQQWLGLLLGFAGLLMVVWRKLTLDSPMDHVSSFNMAFAVGALLSITIGTLYQKRFVKPCDVRSANTVQIMAALAITVPLALVETQPMDWNVELAGALAWSVLGLTVGGSSLFYVLIQRGAAAAVTSLMYMVPPTTAILAWMLFGESITAATLVGTALTALGVSLVVRTSRW, encoded by the coding sequence ATGAGCAGTGGGCGTGCTTCCGACGCCTGGGTCCGGGCGACACCTGCCGTGTTTGTGCTGATTTGGAGCACCGGTTTCATTGTCGCCCGCTACGGCATGCCCCATTCACCGCCTTTTTCCTTTTTGGTGCTGCGGTACCTGCTGTCGATCGCTTGCTTTTTGCCCTGGATTTTTTGGGCCAAGGTGCCTTGGCCCAAAACCACCCCACAGTGGCTCCATTTGTCGGTCTCGGGCATGCTCATGCACGGCGGCTATCTGGGGGGCGTGTGGGTGGCGGTCAAGGCGGGGATGGGTTCGGGCCTGACATCACTGATCGTGGGCTTTCAACCTGTGCTGACGGCCATCTGGCTTTCCTACAGCCTCAGAGGATCGGACCAACCCGGGGTGACGCGCCAACAGTGGCTGGGTCTATTGCTTGGCTTTGCGGGCTTGTTGATGGTGGTTTGGCGAAAACTCACGCTGGATTCACCCATGGACCATGTGTCCTCCTTCAACATGGCCTTTGCCGTGGGGGCCTTGTTGAGTATCACCATCGGCACCCTTTACCAAAAGCGTTTTGTAAAGCCTTGTGATGTGCGCTCGGCCAACACGGTGCAGATCATGGCGGCCCTGGCCATCACGGTGCCCCTGGCTTTGGTCGAAACGCAGCCCATGGATTGGAACGTGGAGCTGGCTGGCGCCTTGGCGTGGTCGGTGCTGGGCCTCACGGTCGGGGGCAGTTCGTTGTTTTATGTGCTGATTCAGCGCGGCGCTGCCGCGGCAGTGACCAGCCTCATGTACATGGTGCCGCCAACCACGGCGATCTTGGCTTGGATGTTGTTTGGTGAAAGCATCACGGCCGCCACTTTGGTCGGGACGGCGCTCACGGCCTTGGGCGTGAGCCTTGTGGTGCGGACGTCACGTTGGTGA
- a CDS encoding PhoH family protein — protein sequence MPLPPAPSQRASRLTHNAFESSAIEDDAPSGLIQVETKVQAAPAEQVPVMETKRGLRGRKSATATTRPAPSVVEATAPATATNRATTPARPKRKTGPSKLFVLDTNVLMHDPMSLFRFEEHDVFLPMIVLEELDGHKKGMTEVARNARQASRSLDTLASAQGADLGKGSPLNATGHTDAMGQLFFQTQALDLSLPLALPQGKADNQILGVVKALGQLHAPRDVVLVSKDINMRVKARALGLQAEDYQNDKTLEDGDLLYPGSMALPPDFWLKNGKTVESWQQGTHTFYRISGPIVPSLFMNQFVYFEAPGEPSLYARVTEIRGKTAVLRTLKDFNHQKNAVWGVTTRNREQNFAMNLLTDPDVDFVTLAGTAGTGKTLMALAAGLTQVLDDRRYTEIIMTRATVSVGEDIGFLPGTEEEKMGPWMGALDDNLEFLAKGDGGNAGEWGRAATNELIKSRIKIKSMNFMRGRTFMNKYVIIDEAQNLTPKQMKTLITRAGPGTKIICMGNLAQIDTPYLTEGSSGLTYAVDRFKGWAHGGHITLARGERSRLADFASEAL from the coding sequence ATGCCACTGCCACCCGCCCCTTCCCAACGCGCCAGCCGCTTGACCCACAACGCATTCGAGTCCTCTGCCATTGAAGACGATGCCCCCAGTGGCTTGATCCAAGTCGAAACCAAGGTCCAGGCAGCACCTGCCGAGCAAGTACCGGTCATGGAAACCAAGCGCGGCCTCCGTGGACGCAAGAGCGCCACCGCGACGACCAGACCAGCGCCGTCCGTGGTAGAGGCCACCGCCCCAGCGACCGCCACAAACCGCGCAACCACCCCGGCCCGGCCCAAACGCAAGACGGGCCCCAGCAAACTCTTTGTGCTCGATACCAATGTGTTGATGCACGACCCAATGAGCCTGTTCCGTTTTGAGGAGCACGATGTCTTTTTGCCCATGATCGTGCTGGAAGAGCTCGACGGCCACAAAAAAGGCATGACGGAGGTCGCCCGCAATGCACGCCAGGCCAGCCGTTCTCTCGACACCCTGGCTTCCGCCCAAGGTGCCGATCTGGGCAAAGGCTCACCCCTGAACGCCACAGGCCACACCGATGCAATGGGGCAATTGTTTTTCCAGACCCAGGCACTGGACCTGAGCCTGCCTCTGGCGCTGCCCCAAGGCAAGGCTGACAACCAGATCTTGGGCGTGGTCAAGGCGCTGGGCCAGTTGCATGCGCCACGTGATGTGGTGCTGGTCTCCAAAGACATCAACATGCGTGTCAAGGCCCGCGCACTGGGGCTGCAGGCCGAGGATTACCAAAACGACAAGACCCTGGAAGACGGAGACCTGTTGTACCCAGGCTCCATGGCATTGCCCCCGGACTTTTGGCTCAAGAATGGCAAAACGGTGGAAAGCTGGCAGCAAGGCACCCACACCTTCTACCGCATCAGTGGCCCCATCGTGCCCAGCTTGTTCATGAACCAGTTTGTGTATTTCGAGGCCCCCGGGGAACCCAGCCTGTATGCCCGCGTGACCGAAATCCGAGGCAAAACAGCGGTGCTTCGCACCCTCAAGGACTTCAACCACCAAAAAAATGCGGTTTGGGGCGTCACCACACGCAACCGGGAGCAAAACTTCGCGATGAACTTGCTGACCGATCCGGATGTCGACTTTGTGACCCTGGCCGGCACGGCGGGCACAGGCAAAACGCTGATGGCACTGGCCGCTGGCCTGACGCAGGTGCTGGATGACCGCCGCTACACCGAGATCATCATGACCCGCGCCACCGTCAGCGTGGGCGAAGACATTGGCTTTTTGCCAGGCACCGAAGAAGAAAAAATGGGCCCCTGGATGGGCGCTCTGGACGACAACCTGGAGTTTTTGGCCAAGGGCGATGGGGGCAACGCCGGTGAATGGGGCCGCGCTGCCACCAACGAGTTGATCAAGAGCCGCATCAAGATCAAAAGCATGAATTTCATGCGCGGGCGCACCTTCATGAACAAGTACGTGATCATCGACGAAGCGCAAAACCTGACGCCCAAGCAGATGAAAACGCTGATCACCCGCGCAGGCCCGGGCACCAAGATCATTTGCATGGGCAACCTGGCCCAGATCGACACCCCCTATCTGACCGAAGGCTCTTCCGGCCTGACCTACGCGGTCGACCGCTTCAAAGGCTGGGCCCATGGGGGCCACATCACGCTGGCACGCGGTGAGCGTTCGCGACTGGCCGACTTTGCCAGCGAAGCGCTCTAA
- a CDS encoding pyridoxal phosphate-dependent aminotransferase → MKTIHKSAKLANVCYDIRGPIMDRARQMEEDGHKIIKLNIGNLAVFGFDAPEEIQQDMIRNLPNSAGYSDSKGIFAARKAVMHETQKQGILGVTLDDIYLGNGASELIVMATNGLLDDGDELLLPSPDYPLWTAAASLSGGTPVHYRCDEANGWMPDLDDIRAKVTPRTKGIVVINPNNPTGALYSDELLTGIVAIAREHGLVIFADEVYDKVLYDGAKHTPLASLSQDVLTLTFNSLSKSYRSCGYRAGWMVISGDKKIARDYIEGLNMLSNMRLCANVPGQWAIQTALGGHQSINELVGEGGRLRKQRDLAHQLITAIPGVSCVKPRAALYMFPKLDQKIYPVQDDQEFFLQLLEETKVMLVQGTGFNWPESDHFRIVFLPHEDDLREAIGRVARFLEGARKRFGTDRLVA, encoded by the coding sequence TTGAAGACCATTCATAAATCTGCCAAGCTCGCCAACGTTTGTTATGACATCCGGGGGCCCATCATGGACCGAGCGCGTCAGATGGAAGAGGATGGCCACAAGATCATCAAACTCAACATCGGCAACCTGGCGGTTTTTGGTTTTGATGCGCCCGAAGAGATCCAGCAGGACATGATCCGCAACCTGCCCAATTCGGCGGGTTATTCGGACAGCAAAGGTATTTTTGCAGCACGCAAAGCCGTGATGCACGAGACCCAAAAACAAGGCATTTTGGGTGTCACGCTGGACGATATTTATTTGGGCAATGGCGCCAGCGAATTGATCGTGATGGCCACCAATGGCTTGCTGGACGATGGTGATGAGTTGCTGTTGCCCTCACCCGATTACCCGCTGTGGACGGCTGCGGCCAGTTTGTCGGGTGGAACGCCCGTGCATTACCGCTGTGACGAGGCCAATGGTTGGATGCCCGATTTGGACGATATCCGTGCAAAAGTCACGCCACGCACCAAGGGTATTGTGGTCATCAACCCCAACAACCCCACGGGTGCTTTGTATTCGGACGAGTTGCTCACAGGTATCGTGGCCATCGCCCGCGAGCATGGCTTGGTGATCTTTGCCGATGAGGTGTACGACAAGGTCTTGTACGACGGCGCCAAACACACGCCCCTGGCCAGTTTGTCGCAGGATGTGCTGACCTTGACCTTCAACTCCTTGTCCAAAAGCTACCGCTCATGCGGTTACCGTGCGGGCTGGATGGTGATTTCGGGCGACAAAAAAATAGCCCGCGACTACATCGAAGGTTTGAACATGCTTTCCAACATGCGGTTGTGTGCCAATGTGCCCGGCCAATGGGCCATTCAGACCGCTCTGGGGGGCCACCAAAGCATCAACGAACTGGTCGGCGAGGGCGGACGTCTGCGCAAGCAGCGCGACCTTGCGCACCAACTGATCACGGCCATCCCCGGCGTCAGCTGCGTCAAACCCCGCGCAGCTTTGTACATGTTCCCCAAACTCGATCAGAAGATCTATCCGGTGCAGGACGACCAAGAGTTTTTCTTGCAGTTGCTGGAAGAAACCAAAGTCATGCTGGTGCAGGGTACGGGTTTCAATTGGCCTGAATCCGACCATTTCAGGATTGTGTTTTTGCCGCACGAGGACGATTTGCGCGAGGCGATTGGCCGCGTGGCGCGCTTCCTAGAAGGGGCCCGCAAGCGCTTTGGCACCGACAGGCTCGTGGCCTGA
- the dnaB gene encoding replicative DNA helicase, giving the protein MSAVFSPHLSEFPSDLSSDSQIAKLRVPPHSIEAESSVLGGLLLDNGAWDRVGDLLVDSDFYRHEHKLIYAAIGALINASKPADVITVSEQLQNQGKTAEMGGLAYLNSLAQYVPSASNIRRYAEIVRERSILRKLVSASDEIATNAFNPQGKAIDRILDEAEQKIFNIGEEGSRMKQGFQSMDTLVVALLDRVQEMADNPNDITGVPTGFYDLDRMTSGLQSGDLVVLAARPSMGKTAFAINIAEHVALNEGLPVAVFSMEMGASQLAVRVVGSIGRIDQGHLRTGKLSDDEWPRLTEAIEKLRTVSLHIDETPGLTPSELRANARRLARQCGKLGLIVVDYLQLMSGSGGSGGDNRATELGEISRGLKMLAKELQCPVIALSQLNRSVEQRTDKRPMMSDLRESGAIEQDADIIMFIYRDDYYNKDSKDPGVAEIIIGKQRNGPTGTVRLTFLKNLTRFESLASGLSDDY; this is encoded by the coding sequence ATGTCTGCTGTTTTTTCTCCCCACCTGAGTGAATTTCCCTCAGACCTGTCCTCAGACAGCCAAATTGCCAAGTTGCGTGTTCCTCCTCATTCGATTGAGGCCGAGTCGAGCGTGCTCGGTGGCCTGTTGCTGGACAACGGGGCCTGGGACCGGGTGGGCGATTTGTTGGTGGATTCGGATTTCTATCGGCATGAACACAAGTTGATTTACGCCGCGATTGGCGCCTTGATCAATGCGTCCAAGCCGGCTGACGTCATCACCGTCAGTGAGCAGTTGCAAAACCAGGGCAAAACCGCAGAAATGGGCGGTCTGGCTTACCTCAATTCTTTGGCCCAATACGTGCCCAGCGCCAGCAACATTCGCCGGTATGCCGAGATCGTGCGAGAGCGCTCCATCCTGCGCAAACTGGTGTCTGCCAGCGACGAAATTGCAACCAATGCCTTCAACCCCCAGGGCAAGGCCATTGACCGCATCCTGGACGAAGCCGAGCAAAAGATTTTCAACATCGGTGAAGAAGGCTCGCGCATGAAGCAGGGCTTTCAGTCGATGGACACGCTGGTGGTGGCGCTGCTCGACCGGGTGCAGGAGATGGCCGACAACCCGAACGACATCACGGGTGTGCCCACAGGCTTTTATGACCTGGATCGCATGACCTCTGGCCTGCAGTCGGGCGACCTGGTGGTTTTGGCGGCGCGTCCTTCCATGGGTAAAACCGCTTTTGCCATCAACATCGCGGAGCATGTGGCTCTGAACGAGGGCTTGCCGGTGGCTGTATTTTCGATGGAAATGGGCGCATCCCAGTTGGCAGTGCGCGTGGTGGGCTCGATTGGCCGCATCGACCAGGGCCATTTGCGCACCGGCAAGCTCAGTGACGACGAATGGCCACGCCTGACCGAGGCCATCGAAAAGTTGCGCACGGTGTCCTTGCACATCGATGAAACACCAGGCCTCACACCTTCTGAATTGCGCGCCAATGCCCGCCGCTTGGCACGCCAGTGTGGCAAGCTGGGCTTGATTGTGGTGGACTATTTGCAGCTGATGAGTGGTTCGGGCGGCTCTGGCGGCGACAACCGGGCCACCGAGTTGGGCGAAATTTCGCGCGGCCTCAAAATGCTGGCCAAGGAATTGCAATGCCCGGTGATTGCCTTGTCGCAGCTCAACCGAAGCGTCGAGCAACGCACTGACAAACGCCCCATGATGAGTGATTTGCGAGAGTCGGGCGCGATTGAGCAAGATGCCGACATCATCATGTTCATTTACCGCGATGACTATTACAACAAGGATTCCAAAGATCCGGGCGTGGCCGAAATCATCATCGGCAAGCAGCGCAACGGCCCGACAGGCACGGTCCGCCTCACTTTCCTCAAGAACCTGACCCGCTTTGAAAGCCTCGCCTCCGGCCTCAGTGACGATTACTGA
- a CDS encoding HU family DNA-binding protein, producing MNKTELIEHIAKQADLSKAAAGRALEATMGAVRTTLKKGGTVSLVGFGTFAVGKRAARTGRNPRTGAAIRIKSAKVPKFRPGKALKDALN from the coding sequence GTGAACAAAACAGAGCTGATCGAACACATTGCAAAACAAGCAGACTTGTCCAAGGCTGCTGCAGGCCGCGCACTGGAAGCGACCATGGGCGCTGTGCGCACCACCCTCAAAAAAGGCGGGACCGTGTCCTTGGTGGGTTTTGGCACGTTTGCCGTGGGCAAACGCGCCGCGCGTACAGGCCGCAATCCACGCACAGGCGCAGCGATTAGAATCAAATCAGCCAAAGTTCCAAAGTTCCGTCCGGGCAAGGCCTTGAAGGACGCTTTGAACTGA
- a CDS encoding peroxiredoxin: MAIVLNKPLPEFEANATSGLKVSNISHLGQPVVLFFYPKDNTPGCTTEAMQFRDKYKDFVKAGALVLGVSRDNMKSHDDFKSKLELPFELIADTEEKMCHMFGVVKNKIMYGKKVKGIERSTFLIGADGTLKQEWRGLKVPGHVEEVLKAVKDLKKAATVA; the protein is encoded by the coding sequence ATGGCGATCGTTCTTAACAAGCCCCTCCCCGAATTTGAAGCGAACGCTACCAGCGGCCTGAAAGTTTCCAACATCTCCCACCTCGGCCAGCCCGTGGTTTTGTTTTTTTACCCCAAAGACAATACCCCAGGCTGCACAACCGAGGCCATGCAGTTTCGCGATAAATACAAAGATTTCGTCAAGGCTGGTGCCTTGGTCCTGGGTGTTTCGCGTGACAACATGAAATCGCACGATGACTTCAAATCCAAATTGGAGTTGCCATTTGAACTGATCGCCGACACCGAAGAAAAAATGTGCCACATGTTTGGCGTGGTCAAAAACAAGATCATGTACGGCAAAAAAGTCAAAGGCATCGAGCGCAGCACCTTCCTGATCGGTGCAGACGGCACACTCAAGCAAGAGTGGCGCGGACTGAAAGTGCCAGGCCATGTAGAAGAAGTGCTCAAGGCGGTCAAGGACCTGAAAAAAGCCGCTACGGTGGCTTGA
- a CDS encoding Mth938-like domain-containing protein translates to MKLQPDKSSSLTIHAYGPGWIEVNGEKFSHSLTVSSLAGAVPEKWAVSQFGALKAEDFEPLANSGAELVIFGSGQRLRFPQPIWLAPLIARGIGLETMDTAAACRTYNILASEGRKVVVALLLET, encoded by the coding sequence ATGAAACTACAACCCGACAAATCCAGCAGCCTCACCATCCATGCTTACGGCCCGGGCTGGATTGAAGTCAACGGTGAAAAATTTTCGCACTCCTTGACCGTCAGCAGTTTGGCGGGCGCTGTGCCCGAAAAATGGGCGGTGAGCCAGTTTGGCGCACTGAAAGCCGAGGATTTCGAGCCATTGGCCAACAGCGGTGCCGAGCTGGTCATCTTCGGCAGCGGCCAGCGCCTTCGCTTTCCTCAACCGATCTGGCTCGCACCCTTGATAGCGCGCGGCATTGGCTTGGAAACCATGGACACAGCTGCGGCTTGCCGCACTTACAACATCCTGGCCAGTGAAGGGCGAAAAGTCGTGGTCGCTTTGTTGCTGGAAACTTAA